In Gulosibacter molinativorax, a single window of DNA contains:
- a CDS encoding DNA-processing protein DprA: MPTLSNLAKDERTARQVLSLIGTPNDAATGALLERVGGVELIALVERDTAIPGMDRIEAAIWRDRLQSRANPNQVASRLLTENDYRVLVPEDSEWPAALNDLRERAPYALWAAGRAELLSAQPSQLITITGARAATAYGVHVAEDISSELARNGKTLVAGAAYGIEGSVHRSALIESGNTIAVLASGVDRPYPAGHADLIASVSRQGLVLSELPPGVSPTRQRFLDRSRILAALSGATIVVEAGFRSGTLYTAREAGHLDRIVGAVPGPVTSAASAGTNHLLQEGSARVVTNASDVTRMLDTANAPRRSVIHLGASRAVLPNNRAL, from the coding sequence ATGCCCACGCTCTCGAATCTCGCGAAAGATGAGCGAACTGCCCGCCAGGTGCTGTCATTGATCGGCACCCCGAACGACGCCGCAACGGGCGCACTCCTCGAACGAGTCGGTGGGGTCGAACTCATCGCACTGGTCGAGCGCGACACCGCGATTCCCGGGATGGATCGAATCGAAGCGGCAATCTGGCGAGATCGATTGCAATCACGCGCGAATCCCAATCAGGTCGCCTCGCGGTTGCTCACTGAGAACGACTATCGGGTGCTCGTACCCGAGGACTCAGAGTGGCCCGCCGCCCTCAATGACCTCCGCGAGCGAGCCCCGTACGCGCTCTGGGCTGCGGGACGTGCAGAACTTCTCAGCGCGCAGCCCTCTCAACTGATCACGATCACTGGCGCCCGGGCGGCGACCGCTTACGGCGTGCACGTTGCCGAGGACATCTCCAGCGAGCTGGCCCGGAACGGCAAGACTCTCGTCGCCGGTGCTGCCTACGGTATCGAAGGCTCCGTACACAGGTCTGCGCTCATCGAGAGCGGCAACACGATCGCGGTACTTGCCTCGGGCGTCGACCGCCCCTATCCCGCAGGTCATGCTGACCTCATTGCGAGCGTTTCACGCCAAGGGCTGGTGCTCTCTGAGTTACCGCCAGGGGTCAGCCCAACCCGTCAGCGTTTTCTGGATCGTTCCCGTATCCTTGCAGCGCTGTCTGGCGCCACCATCGTCGTTGAAGCGGGGTTTCGGTCTGGAACGCTGTACACAGCTCGGGAGGCTGGGCACTTGGATCGCATCGTTGGCGCTGTCCCCGGGCCCGTTACCTCCGCCGCCAGCGCCGGAACGAATCATCTGCTTCAGGAGGGGAGCGCACGCGTCGTCACCAACGCATCGGACGTCACGCGGATGCTTGACACTGCGAACGCCCCCAGGCGGAGCGTCATCCACCTGGGGGCGTCGCGTGCCGTTCTGCCGAACAACCGCGCGCTGTAA
- a CDS encoding helix-turn-helix domain-containing protein, with amino-acid sequence MNSRTRSEEHEPDLVSLTVAAESLGVSVKTIRRRISDGTVRGYRVGRLIRVDMDELRKSLVVEIPTMR; translated from the coding sequence ATGAACTCTCGAACTCGCAGCGAGGAGCACGAACCCGACCTGGTCTCTCTTACCGTCGCGGCCGAAAGCCTGGGCGTCTCAGTCAAGACGATCCGGCGTCGAATCTCCGACGGCACGGTTCGCGGGTACCGGGTCGGGCGCCTCATCCGGGTTGACATGGATGAACTGCGAAAGAGTCTCGTCGTGGAGATCCCAACGATGAGATAG
- a CDS encoding tyrosine-type recombinase/integrase, with amino-acid sequence MSTVKREAWGRLRKLPSGRWQARYPAPDGEMYPARTEDDKALTFVTKTDARKWLASMHSKISLGLWEPPEVIAERRRAETAAEQSRSMGFEEYSKRWLQMIKTEPNRSGKIRAVGTVRSYQGKVSGYLVPEFGDTPIRDIDVNRIRMMTDRLDQIPAPLNPKSKFNGITRPVLIVLMMILRQAARDGIIPSAPSVSIPRQESVRHDADHDESEDIITPKQVEALYEAVPDQWAIMVQLAAWCQLRRGECLGAQRRDVEWHDDGSATLHVRRQLNANTGDYTDLKSEAGKRSLSIPKLMTARLKQHLKDHVATEDRAPLVPASIRGSMPLSNTRWGYIWADVRDSVDGLPHRFRFHDLRHTGLTIFAQEGATLAELMRRGGHADIHIVLRYQHATMNRDRELADRMSARVAATLDRKKNVGKES; translated from the coding sequence ATGAGCACGGTGAAACGCGAGGCCTGGGGTCGGTTGCGCAAGCTCCCGTCGGGTCGCTGGCAGGCCCGCTATCCCGCGCCAGATGGCGAGATGTACCCGGCACGAACCGAGGACGACAAGGCGCTGACGTTCGTCACGAAGACCGATGCGCGGAAGTGGCTCGCGTCGATGCACTCGAAGATCTCGCTCGGCTTGTGGGAGCCACCAGAGGTCATTGCGGAGCGACGCCGCGCCGAGACTGCCGCTGAGCAGTCGCGATCCATGGGCTTCGAGGAGTACTCGAAGCGCTGGTTGCAGATGATCAAGACTGAGCCGAACCGAAGCGGCAAGATACGTGCCGTCGGGACCGTCCGCTCGTATCAAGGCAAGGTCTCTGGCTATCTCGTCCCTGAGTTCGGAGACACCCCAATCCGGGACATCGACGTCAACCGCATCCGCATGATGACAGATCGACTCGACCAGATCCCGGCGCCGCTGAACCCGAAATCGAAGTTCAACGGCATCACAAGGCCGGTGCTGATCGTGCTCATGATGATCCTGCGGCAAGCGGCTCGCGACGGCATCATTCCTTCGGCGCCGAGCGTCTCGATTCCTCGTCAGGAATCGGTTCGTCATGATGCCGACCATGATGAAAGTGAGGACATCATCACGCCGAAGCAGGTGGAGGCGCTGTATGAGGCGGTTCCGGATCAGTGGGCGATCATGGTGCAGCTCGCCGCCTGGTGTCAGTTGCGACGTGGGGAATGTCTGGGCGCGCAACGGCGTGATGTCGAGTGGCATGATGACGGTAGTGCGACTCTGCACGTGCGACGTCAGTTGAACGCCAACACCGGCGACTACACCGACCTGAAGAGCGAAGCGGGCAAGCGGTCGCTGAGCATCCCGAAGCTCATGACTGCTCGATTGAAGCAGCACCTCAAAGATCACGTCGCGACCGAAGACAGGGCGCCGCTTGTCCCGGCAAGCATTCGCGGCAGCATGCCGCTCTCGAATACCCGCTGGGGTTATATCTGGGCCGATGTGCGTGACAGCGTTGACGGGTTGCCGCACCGTTTTCGCTTCCACGATCTGCGTCACACCGGGCTGACGATCTTCGCTCAGGAGGGCGCGACGCTCGCTGAGCTGATGCGCAGGGGCGGGCACGCTGACATTCACATTGTGCTGCGATATCAGCACGCCACCATGAATCGCGACCGAGAGCTGGCGGACCGGATGAGTGCACGTGTCGCAGCGACCCTCGACCGGAAGAAGAACGTAGGGAAGGAGTCGTAA
- the nrdF gene encoding class 1b ribonucleoside-diphosphate reductase subunit beta, whose amino-acid sequence MTEQSARDPHIDHVEAINWNRIEDEKDLEIWNRLTNNFWLPEKVPLSNDIPSWNTLTEEEQTLTMRVFAGLTLLDTIQGTVGAVTMIPDAKTLHEEAVLTNIAFMESVHAKSYSSIFSTLASTTQIDDVFRWAREHPNLQQKAKIILDYYNGDDPLKRKVASTILESFLFYSGFYLPMYWSAHAKLTNTADLIRLIIRDEAVHGYYIGYKYQRELAKITDEARKQELKDWTFGLLYDLYENEVAFTHDLYDGVGWSEDVKKFLHYNANKALMNLGYEPMFPSSVTDVNPSILSALSPGSDENHDFFSGSGSSYVIGVAENTEDEDWDF is encoded by the coding sequence ATGACCGAGCAGTCCGCGCGCGATCCGCACATCGACCACGTCGAGGCGATCAACTGGAACCGGATCGAGGACGAGAAGGACCTCGAGATCTGGAACCGGCTGACGAACAACTTCTGGCTGCCCGAAAAGGTGCCGCTATCGAACGACATCCCCTCGTGGAACACGCTGACCGAGGAGGAGCAGACCCTCACGATGCGCGTGTTCGCGGGGCTGACGCTGCTCGACACGATTCAGGGCACCGTGGGTGCGGTGACGATGATTCCGGATGCGAAGACCCTCCACGAGGAGGCCGTGCTCACGAACATCGCGTTCATGGAGTCGGTGCACGCGAAGAGCTACTCGTCGATCTTCTCGACGCTGGCGAGCACGACGCAGATCGACGACGTTTTCCGTTGGGCTCGGGAGCACCCGAACCTGCAGCAGAAGGCGAAGATCATCCTCGACTACTACAACGGTGATGACCCGTTGAAGCGCAAGGTGGCGTCGACCATCCTCGAGTCGTTCCTCTTTTACTCGGGTTTCTACCTGCCGATGTACTGGTCGGCGCACGCGAAGCTGACGAACACGGCGGACCTGATTCGTTTGATCATTCGTGACGAGGCGGTGCACGGGTACTACATCGGCTACAAGTACCAGCGCGAGCTTGCGAAGATTACGGATGAAGCGCGCAAGCAGGAGCTCAAGGACTGGACGTTCGGGCTGCTCTACGACCTCTACGAGAACGAGGTGGCGTTCACGCACGACCTGTACGACGGCGTCGGCTGGTCGGAAGACGTGAAGAAGTTCCTCCACTACAACGCGAACAAGGCGCTCATGAACCTCGGCTACGAGCCGATGTTCCCGTCGTCGGTGACCGACGTGAACCCGTCGATTCTGTCGGCGCTGTCGCCGGGGTCGGATGAGAACCATGACTTTTTCTCGGGGTCGGGGTCTTCGTACGTGATCGGTGTGGCCGAGAACACCGAGGATGAGGATTGGGACTTCTAG
- the nrdE gene encoding class 1b ribonucleoside-diphosphate reductase subunit alpha: MLNLYDAEGRIQFEKDREAAREYFLQHVNQNTVFFHDLEERLTYLIDNEYYEREVIEQYSYDFIGQLRDRAYKAKFRFPTFLGAFKFYTSYALKTFDGKRYLERFEDRVLMVALGLAQGDEQLATALVDEMVSGRFQPATPTFLNVGKKQRGEYVSCFLLRIEDNMESIGRSINSALQLSKRGGGVAFSLSNVRESGAPIKHIENQSSGIIPIMKLLEDSFSYANQLGARQGAGAVYLNAHHPDIMRFLDTKRENADEKIRIKTLSLGVVIPDITFELAKNKQPMYLFSPYDVERVYGKPFGDISVSEKYHEMVDDARIRKTKIDAREFFQTLAEIQFESGYPYIMYEDTVNRANPIEGRINMSNLCSEILQVNSPSTYNADLSYDEIGDDISCNLGSMNIALAMDSDDLGKAIETAIRGLTAVSDMSSIDSVPSIRQGNSASHAIGLGQMNLHGYLGRERVFYGSEEGLDFTNIYFYTVVYHAIRASMSIARERGQRFGGFENSKYASGEFFDKYTEQEWAPKTERVRELFAEHHIPTQDDWRALKADVQQYGMYNRNLQAVPPTGSISYINNSTSSIHPIASKVEIRKEGKIGRVYYPAPFMNNDNLEYFEDAYEIGYEKIIDTYAEATQHVDQGLSLTLFFKDTATTRDINKAQIYAWRKGIKTLYYIRLRQLALEGTEIEGCVSCML, encoded by the coding sequence ATGCTCAACCTCTACGACGCTGAGGGCCGCATCCAGTTCGAGAAGGACCGCGAGGCTGCTCGCGAGTACTTCCTCCAGCACGTGAACCAGAACACCGTCTTCTTCCACGACCTCGAAGAGCGCCTCACGTACCTCATCGACAACGAGTACTACGAGCGCGAGGTCATCGAGCAGTACTCGTACGACTTCATCGGCCAGCTGCGCGACCGCGCCTACAAGGCGAAGTTCCGCTTCCCGACCTTCCTCGGCGCGTTCAAGTTCTACACGTCCTATGCGCTCAAGACCTTCGACGGCAAGCGCTACCTCGAGCGCTTCGAGGATCGCGTGCTCATGGTCGCGCTCGGCCTCGCGCAGGGGGATGAGCAGCTCGCCACCGCGCTCGTCGACGAGATGGTCTCCGGTCGCTTCCAGCCCGCGACGCCGACCTTCCTCAACGTCGGCAAGAAGCAGCGCGGCGAGTACGTCTCGTGCTTCCTGCTGCGCATCGAAGACAACATGGAGTCGATCGGCCGCTCGATCAACTCTGCCCTGCAGCTGTCGAAGCGCGGCGGCGGCGTGGCCTTCAGCCTTTCGAACGTGCGCGAATCCGGCGCCCCGATCAAGCACATCGAGAACCAGTCCTCGGGCATCATCCCGATCATGAAGCTCCTCGAGGACTCCTTCAGCTACGCGAACCAGCTCGGTGCCCGCCAGGGTGCTGGCGCCGTGTACCTCAACGCGCACCACCCCGACATCATGCGCTTCCTCGACACGAAGCGTGAGAACGCGGACGAGAAGATCCGCATCAAGACGCTCTCGCTCGGCGTGGTCATTCCGGACATCACCTTCGAACTCGCGAAGAACAAGCAGCCGATGTACCTCTTCTCGCCGTACGACGTCGAGCGTGTCTACGGCAAGCCGTTCGGCGACATCTCCGTCTCGGAGAAGTACCACGAGATGGTTGACGACGCGCGCATCCGCAAGACGAAGATCGACGCGCGCGAGTTCTTCCAGACCCTCGCCGAGATCCAGTTTGAGTCGGGCTACCCGTACATCATGTACGAGGACACCGTGAACCGTGCGAACCCGATCGAGGGCCGCATTAACATGTCGAACCTGTGCTCGGAGATCCTGCAGGTCAACAGCCCGTCGACCTACAACGCCGACCTCTCGTACGACGAGATCGGCGACGACATCTCGTGCAACCTCGGCTCGATGAACATCGCGCTTGCGATGGATTCGGACGACCTCGGCAAGGCGATCGAGACCGCGATCCGCGGCCTCACTGCCGTGAGCGACATGTCGAGCATCGACTCGGTGCCGTCGATCCGCCAGGGCAACAGCGCATCTCACGCGATCGGCCTCGGGCAGATGAACCTGCACGGCTACCTCGGCCGCGAGCGGGTCTTCTACGGTTCCGAAGAGGGCCTCGACTTCACGAACATCTACTTCTACACCGTCGTCTACCACGCGATTCGCGCATCCATGAGCATCGCCCGCGAGCGTGGCCAGCGCTTCGGTGGCTTCGAGAACTCGAAGTACGCATCCGGCGAATTCTTCGACAAGTACACCGAGCAGGAATGGGCACCGAAGACGGAACGCGTGCGCGAACTCTTTGCCGAGCACCACATCCCGACCCAGGACGACTGGCGGGCGCTGAAGGCCGACGTGCAGCAGTACGGCATGTACAACCGCAACCTGCAGGCTGTGCCGCCGACCGGTTCGATCTCGTACATCAATAACTCGACGTCGTCGATTCACCCGATCGCGTCGAAGGTTGAGATTCGCAAGGAAGGCAAGATCGGCCGCGTCTACTACCCGGCGCCGTTCATGAACAACGACAACCTCGAGTACTTCGAGGATGCGTACGAGATCGGCTACGAGAAGATCATCGACACGTACGCCGAGGCGACGCAGCACGTCGACCAGGGCCTGTCGCTCACGCTGTTCTTCAAGGACACCGCGACGACGCGTGACATTAACAAGGCGCAGATCTACGCGTGGCGTAAGGGCATCAAGACGCTGTACTACATTCGTCTTCGTCAGCTCGCGCTCGAGGGAACCGAGATCGAGGGTTGCGTCAGCTGCATGCTGTAG
- the nrdI gene encoding class Ib ribonucleoside-diphosphate reductase assembly flavoprotein NrdI, which translates to MTQLIYFSSVSGNTHRFMEKLGREAKRLPLHTNDDTVLADEPFVLVLPTYGGGNGQGAVPKQVIKFLNVPENRALIRGVIVSGNTNFGVAYGLAGDIVAKKCNVPVLYKFELFGTPDDVTKVDKGLDQFWQQQPTHKAA; encoded by the coding sequence GTGACGCAGCTCATTTATTTCTCGAGCGTGTCCGGGAACACTCACCGCTTTATGGAGAAGCTTGGCCGTGAGGCCAAGCGGCTCCCGCTCCACACGAACGACGACACCGTGCTCGCGGACGAGCCCTTTGTCCTGGTCCTCCCCACCTACGGCGGGGGGAATGGGCAAGGGGCCGTTCCCAAACAGGTCATCAAGTTTCTGAACGTGCCTGAGAATCGCGCGTTGATTCGCGGTGTCATCGTGAGCGGGAATACCAACTTCGGTGTCGCATACGGACTCGCGGGGGACATCGTTGCGAAAAAGTGCAACGTCCCCGTTCTATACAAATTTGAACTTTTCGGCACGCCCGACGACGTGACCAAAGTAGACAAGGGATTGGACCAGTTTTGGCAACAGCAACCGACGCACAAAGCGGCGTGA
- the nrdH gene encoding glutaredoxin-like protein NrdH, which translates to MSIAVYSKPSCVQCTATYRALDKQGIEYEVFDVSADEKALAAVKELGYMQAPVVVTDDDHWSGFRPDKITELSQARSA; encoded by the coding sequence ATGTCTATCGCCGTCTACAGCAAGCCCTCTTGTGTACAGTGCACCGCCACCTACCGCGCACTCGACAAGCAGGGCATCGAGTACGAGGTCTTCGACGTTTCGGCCGACGAGAAGGCGCTCGCCGCCGTCAAGGAGCTTGGCTACATGCAGGCTCCCGTCGTCGTGACCGACGACGACCACTGGTCGGGCTTCCGCCCAGACAAGATCACCGAACTCTCGCAGGCGCGCAGCGCCTAG
- a CDS encoding Mur ligase family protein, translated as MTENLAEPINPTGITLTDLAHKLGVQYEGPEVRVTSVTSASDIATDGALFVALPGAKTHGAEYADRAAKAGATAALTDETGAERTRAAGLATLVHPAPREIMGEASRAVYHTDAAATKLIGVTGTNGKTTTTYLLQALFNALELRSGLSGTVERRVGDEGVETRESGRLTTPEADYLHGLVARMGEEEVEVAAIEVSAQAITHHRIDGLLFDVAIFTNLSQDHLDDYGTLDNYFNAKLPLFTPEHAARGITLIDDEWGQKLAREATIPMTTVSGNAEADADWHLKTEELDLEHTAFDLVHRDGRTFHATVNQPGWFVALDAALSVIALTELGHDLERIEKALGQSGEIDANLPGRLDLVNPDGNGPRVYVDYGHTPESFRVVLSTLRGFTEGRLFMIFGADGDRDATKRPDMARSAALADVVVVTDYNPRFEDPDAIRATLMQTLREEFPDVESYEIADSAEGIDKAVSLATSQDIIFVGGHGHRKDVEVAGKLIPYSVKDAVRQALKRHGFRC; from the coding sequence ATGACAGAAAACCTCGCGGAGCCGATCAACCCAACCGGCATCACTCTTACTGACCTCGCCCACAAGCTCGGGGTCCAGTACGAGGGCCCCGAAGTGCGCGTCACGAGCGTAACGAGTGCCTCCGACATCGCGACCGACGGCGCCCTGTTCGTCGCGCTCCCCGGCGCGAAGACCCACGGCGCCGAGTACGCCGACCGCGCCGCAAAGGCCGGCGCCACGGCGGCCCTGACCGACGAAACCGGTGCCGAGCGGACTCGTGCGGCCGGGCTCGCGACGCTCGTGCATCCTGCGCCCCGTGAGATCATGGGCGAGGCATCGCGGGCCGTCTATCACACGGATGCGGCCGCGACGAAGCTCATCGGCGTGACCGGCACGAACGGCAAGACCACCACGACCTACCTCCTGCAAGCGCTCTTCAACGCCCTCGAGCTGCGCAGCGGCCTGTCGGGCACCGTCGAGCGTCGCGTGGGCGACGAGGGTGTCGAGACCCGGGAGAGCGGCCGCCTCACGACCCCCGAGGCCGACTACCTCCACGGCCTCGTCGCTCGCATGGGCGAGGAGGAGGTCGAAGTTGCCGCCATTGAGGTCTCGGCTCAAGCAATCACCCACCACCGTATCGACGGGCTCCTGTTCGACGTGGCGATCTTCACGAACCTCTCGCAGGATCACCTTGACGATTACGGAACACTCGACAATTACTTCAACGCGAAGCTCCCCCTCTTTACTCCCGAACACGCCGCCCGCGGCATCACGCTGATCGACGACGAGTGGGGCCAGAAGCTCGCACGCGAGGCGACCATCCCCATGACCACGGTGTCGGGAAACGCCGAGGCGGATGCGGACTGGCACCTCAAAACCGAGGAGCTCGACCTCGAGCACACCGCGTTCGACCTCGTACACCGCGACGGCCGCACGTTCCACGCGACGGTGAACCAGCCGGGCTGGTTCGTGGCCCTCGACGCCGCGCTCTCGGTCATCGCCCTCACCGAACTCGGCCACGACCTCGAGCGCATCGAGAAGGCGCTCGGCCAGAGCGGCGAGATCGATGCGAACCTGCCGGGCCGCCTCGACCTCGTCAACCCCGACGGCAACGGCCCGCGCGTCTACGTCGACTACGGCCACACCCCCGAGTCCTTCCGCGTCGTGCTGAGCACCCTGCGCGGCTTCACCGAGGGCCGACTGTTCATGATCTTCGGTGCCGACGGCGATCGGGATGCGACCAAGCGCCCCGACATGGCGCGCTCGGCGGCGCTTGCGGATGTCGTGGTCGTCACCGACTACAACCCGCGGTTCGAAGACCCGGATGCGATCCGCGCGACGCTCATGCAGACCCTGCGCGAGGAGTTCCCCGACGTCGAGTCCTACGAGATCGCCGACTCTGCCGAGGGCATCGACAAGGCGGTCTCGCTCGCGACCTCGCAGGACATCATCTTTGTCGGTGGCCACGGCCACCGTAAGGACGTCGAGGTGGCGGGAAAGCTCATCCCCTACTCGGTGAAGGATGCGGTGCGCCAAGCGCTGAAACGCCACGGTTTCCGGTGCTAA
- a CDS encoding MFS transporter: MSQVFAVIRKPNVARLLFSQLLARFPAGMLAVGLLVHVQQTQGNYTSAGAVIAAYGIGQGISGPLGGRLMSRFGMRGVLIPTMLVCSLALIGIALLRMPLAPTAALAFVAGLTVPAIPPAVRTIYPKVAKGRDLQALFTFDATVQEIIWILGPLSIVAISAFWDTTAGILIAAIVLFIGSLWFVTAPEVGSTRIPPARRAMGTVLRNPVLLIMAIVSLLVIGSWGALDAAIVAQYGHDSPYTAFLLGFSALGSLLGGVFTSHLPMRKRSLSMRSIAAVIGAGSALLWVDNPWLLGVSVFIAGASCAPIIAVANAAVSASVRQSESAEAFGWLGTAQLVGSSIASALAGIAIDRLGATAGMSVGATFVVLATVVAIVTIRWQPDLRGASLEPRPDTVTIPVVRMGMSTDAQTSTDTEPRGDADCKTNSEE, translated from the coding sequence GTGAGTCAGGTCTTCGCGGTGATCCGCAAGCCCAACGTTGCTCGCCTGCTGTTCTCGCAGCTGCTCGCGCGATTCCCGGCGGGGATGCTCGCAGTCGGCCTGCTCGTGCACGTGCAGCAGACGCAGGGAAATTACACGTCCGCCGGCGCCGTCATCGCGGCCTACGGCATCGGCCAGGGCATCTCCGGCCCGCTCGGCGGTCGCCTCATGAGCCGGTTCGGGATGCGCGGGGTCCTCATCCCGACGATGCTCGTATGTTCGCTCGCCCTCATCGGCATCGCGCTGCTGCGGATGCCGCTCGCACCCACCGCGGCGCTCGCCTTCGTGGCGGGCCTGACCGTGCCCGCGATTCCGCCCGCGGTGCGCACGATCTACCCCAAGGTCGCCAAGGGCCGCGACCTCCAGGCACTATTCACGTTCGACGCGACGGTCCAGGAAATTATCTGGATCCTCGGGCCGCTGTCGATCGTCGCGATCTCTGCGTTCTGGGACACGACGGCGGGCATCCTGATCGCCGCGATCGTGCTCTTCATCGGCAGCCTCTGGTTCGTGACCGCGCCCGAGGTGGGGTCGACGCGCATCCCGCCCGCGAGGCGCGCGATGGGCACCGTGCTGCGCAACCCCGTCCTGCTCATCATGGCGATCGTGTCGCTGCTCGTGATCGGCTCGTGGGGCGCGCTTGATGCGGCGATCGTCGCGCAGTACGGCCACGACAGCCCGTACACCGCGTTCTTGCTCGGCTTCTCGGCGCTCGGGTCGCTACTCGGCGGCGTCTTCACGAGCCACCTGCCGATGCGCAAGCGTTCCCTTTCCATGCGCAGCATCGCGGCCGTGATCGGCGCGGGCTCGGCACTGCTGTGGGTCGATAACCCGTGGCTGCTCGGCGTCTCGGTGTTCATCGCGGGTGCCTCGTGCGCGCCGATCATCGCCGTCGCGAACGCCGCAGTCAGCGCATCCGTGCGTCAGAGCGAGAGCGCCGAGGCGTTCGGCTGGCTCGGCACCGCACAACTCGTCGGCTCCTCGATCGCGAGCGCCCTCGCCGGTATCGCGATCGACCGCCTCGGCGCGACCGCGGGCATGAGCGTCGGGGCAACCTTCGTCGTGCTCGCCACGGTCGTCGCAATCGTCACGATTCGCTGGCAACCTGACCTCCGGGGCGCATCCCTCGAGCCCCGACCCGATACCGTGACAATCCCCGTCGTGCGTATGGGCATGTCGACCGACGCGCAGACGAGTACCGACACGGAGCCGCGCGGCGACGCGGATTGCAAAACAAATTCGGAAGAGTAG